A window of Bacteroidota bacterium contains these coding sequences:
- a CDS encoding NADH-quinone oxidoreductase subunit C, producing MTFEQAMDAFRTAFSGSILREETHRGELTFYFKKTDVPAVCRYLRDQTGFNFITDCLGTDRFTDEERYEVIYHLRNLTQAWFLRLVTRVDESDLTCPTVSDIWPAANWMEREVFDMYGVTFTGHPDLRRMYMPQDFEYYPLRKEFPLIGIEGSIPLPSGGH from the coding sequence ATGACGTTTGAGCAAGCCATGGATGCCTTCCGGACTGCCTTTTCCGGTTCCATCCTCCGTGAAGAAACACATCGCGGTGAACTGACTTTTTATTTTAAAAAAACCGATGTGCCGGCTGTTTGCCGCTATCTGCGCGATCAGACCGGTTTCAACTTTATCACCGATTGCCTAGGAACGGACCGGTTTACCGATGAAGAACGGTATGAGGTTATTTATCACCTCAGAAACCTCACTCAGGCCTGGTTTCTCCGTCTGGTCACCCGCGTGGACGAATCGGATCTGACCTGTCCGACGGTATCCGATATATGGCCGGCTGCCAACTGGATGGAGCGCGAAGTATTTGATATGTACGGTGTCACGTTTACCGGTCATCCCGATCTGCGTCGCATGTACATGCCCCAGGATTTTGAATATTACCCCCTCCGGAAAGAATTCCCGCTGATCGGAATCGAAGGATCGATTCCCCTTCCTTCCGGCGGCCACTGA
- the nuoD gene encoding NADH dehydrogenase (quinone) subunit D — protein sequence MESTMSQPKTTDELLRLLEDEHTFVTLEGSDPLESEMVINMGPSHPATHGVLRIVLKMNGETITRAIPELGYLHRAMEKLAENKSYHEFMPYTDRLDYMMPYSNNVALCLAVEKAAAIEVPERAQWIRTMMCEMARISSHLLWLGTMIMDTGALTVFLHTFRERERIYDIFDLLTGARFTVSHSRIGGLASDISPETIQAIKTFIKQFPAHVQSWEKLLNRNKIFLQRTAGIGYIDGPTATGIGLTGPNLRASGVNWDLRKTHPYLKYTDVNFDVPLSNEGDSLARYEVRMKEFYESVRIVEQCLDKLTTPGPVRADYAKQVYPWKSEVYHTMEGLIHDFMLTDWGVCPEKGQVYQAIESSKGELGFFIQSDGTGHPWRLKIRSPSFVNLQSLPILLEGSQMADTVVIIGSLDPVMGEADK from the coding sequence ATGGAATCAACCATGAGCCAGCCCAAAACCACCGATGAGCTGCTTCGGCTGCTCGAAGACGAACACACGTTTGTAACGCTTGAAGGCAGCGATCCGCTCGAATCCGAAATGGTCATCAACATGGGTCCCTCCCATCCGGCCACTCACGGGGTGCTGCGTATCGTTCTGAAAATGAATGGGGAAACCATCACACGGGCCATTCCGGAATTGGGTTACCTGCACCGGGCCATGGAAAAACTGGCCGAAAACAAATCCTATCATGAGTTCATGCCTTATACCGACCGGCTGGATTACATGATGCCTTATTCGAACAATGTGGCACTCTGCCTGGCCGTGGAAAAAGCGGCTGCCATCGAAGTCCCCGAACGGGCCCAATGGATCCGGACCATGATGTGCGAAATGGCCCGGATCTCGAGCCACCTGCTCTGGCTGGGAACCATGATCATGGATACCGGCGCACTGACCGTGTTCCTTCATACCTTCAGGGAGCGGGAGCGGATTTACGACATTTTCGATTTGCTGACGGGGGCACGATTTACCGTGTCTCATTCCCGTATCGGCGGACTGGCCTCTGATATCTCGCCCGAAACCATTCAGGCCATCAAAACCTTTATCAAACAGTTCCCGGCTCATGTTCAATCATGGGAAAAACTGCTGAACCGTAACAAAATTTTCCTTCAGCGGACCGCCGGAATCGGTTATATTGATGGTCCGACTGCAACAGGAATTGGTCTGACCGGACCCAATCTGAGAGCATCGGGTGTAAACTGGGACCTGCGCAAAACGCATCCCTATCTCAAGTATACCGACGTCAACTTTGATGTTCCCCTCAGCAATGAAGGCGACTCGCTGGCCCGTTATGAAGTCAGAATGAAAGAGTTTTACGAGTCGGTCCGCATCGTCGAACAATGTCTCGATAAACTGACCACCCCCGGTCCGGTTCGTGCCGATTATGCCAAGCAGGTTTACCCCTGGAAATCAGAGGTTTACCACACCATGGAAGGCCTGATCCACGACTTTATGCTGACCGATTGGGGAGTCTGTCCCGAAAAAGGACAGGTGTATCAGGCCATCGAGTCATCCAAGGGCGAATTGGGATTTTTCATTCAAAGCGATGGAACCGGTCATCCCTGGCGCCTGAAAATCCGCAGTCCGAGTTTTGTGAATCTGCAATCTCTTCCTATTCTGCTTGAAGGGTCGCAGATGGCAGATACCGTGGTCATTATCGGATCTCTGGATCCGGTGATGGGCGAAGCGGATAAGTAA